Proteins co-encoded in one Centroberyx gerrardi isolate f3 chromosome 18, fCenGer3.hap1.cur.20231027, whole genome shotgun sequence genomic window:
- the LOC139919059 gene encoding protein LEG1 homolog — protein sequence MLRPLGLCLLLACAVSLTSSAVILENGFPILWQQTAAQLTDLPNQDGVLNPDPWHYLHRMSLYRLIIAATDPFMGTMGTNATDSPIWGLPLQLGWELTSGRLVDPTAATTCGMQTGDTMCISTQSWWGCVNYFVSVLPFLSAAQQGFMGEGTQVQMQVPVGVEDYCTTYTDCATRFPDPMAKWDAFFQGLKAAADSPQSDLEKKDSILGLFWAAQQSSMYASAACNARQSHYSAPEVSFANSWMNSAEYIAAAHFQSNIQNSVQFMTPLPSRVLKEGDEPPNIADLSQEENHTLSIFSWMRNINSLLGGSLVRMWRGAMCSVATREKGRALLEQVLLNPGFASTTFLSIIAGMTTGC from the exons ATGCTGCGTCCGTTGGGCCTGTGCCTCCTCCTTGCATGCGCGGTGTCTCTCACCAGCTCTGCCGTAATCTTAGAGAACGGTTTCCCGATCCTGTGGCAGCAAACGGCCGCCCAGCTGACCGACCTGCCCAACCAGGATGGCGTCCTCAATCCCGACCCCTGGCACTACCTCCACCGAATGAGCCTCTACCGGCTGATCATCGCTGCTACTGACCCGTTTATGGGAACCATGGGGACGAACGCCACAGACAGTCCCATTTGGGGACTGCCACTGCAGCTGGGATGGGAGCTGACTTCAG GTCGTCTGGTTGACCCGACTGCTGCCACAACCTGCGGAATGCAAACAGGAGATACTATGTGCATCTCTACTCAGAGCTGGTGGGGAT gtgtgaactactttgtctctgtgttgccCTTCCTGTCTGCCGCACAGCAAGGCTTTATGGGAGAAGGAACTCAG gtccAGATGCAGGTGCCTGTGGGTGTCGAGGACTATTGCACCACCTATACTGACTGTGCTACTCGCTTCCCTGATCCCATGGCTAAGTGGGATGCTTTcttccag gGTCTGAAGGCTGCTGCTGATTCCCCTCAGTCTGATCTTGAGAAGAAAGACAGTATCCTCGGTCTGTTCTGGGCTGCCCAACAATCCTCGATGTATGCCTCTGCAGCATGCAACGCcag ACAGAGCCACTACTCGGCTCCTGAAGTGTCGTTCGCCAACAGCTGGATGAACTCAGCAGAATACATAGCAGCCGCGCACTTCCAGTCCAACATCCAAAACTCTGTGCAGTTCATGACTCCTCTGCCAAGCCGAGTTTTAAAG GAGGGAGACGAACCACCTAACATCGCTGATCTGAGCCAGGAGGAGAACCACACACTGTCAATCTTCTCCTGGATGAGAAACATTAACAGTCTATtgg GTGGATCACTGGTGCGTATGTGGCGTGGCGCCATGTGTTCAGTGGCCaccagagagaaaggcagagctCTGCTGGAGCAGGTCTTACTGAATCCCGGCTTCGCCTCAACCACCTTCCTCTCTATCATAGCTGGAATGACTACTGGCTGCTga
- the dpf3 gene encoding zinc finger protein DPF3 isoform X1, protein MATVIHNPLKSLGDQFYREAIEHCRSYNARLCAERSVRMPFLDSQTGVAQNNCYIWMEQRHRQPGQAAGQMYTYPARCWRKKRRLHPPLDPQLRLCELRLEAELAPKREGPPGEATALEALLRGDGLLEKKNSITKEEETLLEIQRVLEAEENGDGFHDDEDFEVDTPKRKNRNRGKGRGSGRRRTEAVPNDDQDKPYVCDNRYKQKHNSKRAEEVCGKRYKNRPGLSYHYTHTHLAEEEGEEEKEPEMTPSPPHRSDNHKPQKAPDGTIIPNDYCDFCLGDQDSNRKTGQAEELVSCSDCGRSGHPTCLQFTDNMMQAVRTYQWQCIECKSCSLCGTSENDDQLLFCDDCDRGYHMYCLKPPMTQPPEGSWSCHLCLDLLKDKASAYGEP, encoded by the exons GCTGGGCGACCAGTTCTATAGGGAGGCCATCGAGCACTGTCGCAGCTACAACGCCCGTCTGTGTGCCGAGCGCAGCGTACGCATGCCCTTCCTGGACTCGCAAACCGGCGTGGCCCAGAACAACTGCTACATCTGGATGGAACAGCGCCACCGCCAGCCAG gCCAGGCTGCGGGACAGATGTACACCTACCCCGCTCGTTGCTGGAGAAAGAAGAGGCGACTCCACCCTCCCCTGGACCCTCAGCTCCGCCTGTGTGAGCTCCGACTGG AAGCAGAGCTGGCTCCCAAGCGGGAGGGGCCCCCTGGGGAGGCCACAGCCCTGGAGGCCCTGCTGAGGGGCGACGGCctgctggagaaaaaaaacagcatcaccaaggaggaggagaccTTGCTGGAAATACAG AGAGTCCTGGAGGCAGAGGAAAATGGGGACGGTTTCCATGATGATGAAGACTTTGAGGTGGATACTCCaaagagaaagaacaggaaCAGAGGCAAA gGCAGAGGGTCAGGTCGCAGGAGGACAGAAGCTGTTCCCAACGACGACCAGGACAAACCTTACGTCTGTGAca ATAGATACAAACAAAAGCATAACTCAAAAAGGGCTGAAGAAG TCTGTGGAAAACGCTACAAGAACCGTCCGGGCCTGAGCTACCACTACACCCACACTCAcctggcagaggaggagggtgaggaggagaaggaaccGGAGATGACCCCGTCCCCTCCACATCGCTCTGACAACCACAAAC CTCAGAAGGCCCCAGACGGCACCATTATCCCCAACGACTACTGTGACTTCTGCCTGGGAGACCAGGACTCCAACAGGAAGACGGGCCAGGCCGAGGAGCTGGTCTCCTGCTCCGACTGCGGGCGCTCTG GTCACCCCACTTGTCTGCAGTTCACGGACAACATGATGCAGGCGGTGAGGACGTACCAGTGGCAGTGCATCGAGTGCAAGTCCTGCAGCCTCTGCGGCACCTCAGAGAACGAT GACCAGCTGCTGTTCTGTGATGACTGTGACAGAGGATACCACATGTACTGCCTGAAGCCCCCCATGACCCAGCCGCCCGAAG gGAGCTGGAGCTGTCACTTGTGTCTGGACCTGTTAAAAGACAAGGCCTCAGCTTATGGAGAACCATAA
- the dpf3 gene encoding zinc finger protein DPF3 isoform X2, which yields MATVIHNPLKSLGDQFYREAIEHCRSYNARLCAERSVRMPFLDSQTGVAQNNCYIWMEQRHRQPGQAAGQMYTYPARCWRKKRRLHPPLDPQLRLCELRLEAELAPKREGPPGEATALEALLRGDGLLEKKNSITKEEETLLEIQRVLEAEENGDGFHDDEDFEVDTPKRKNRNRGKGRGSGRRRTEAVPNDDQDKPYVCDNRYKQKHNSKRAEEVCGKRYKNRPGLSYHYTHTHLAEEEGEEEKEPEMTPSPPHRSDNHKPQKAPDGTIIPNDYCDFCLGDQDSNRKTGQAEELVSCSDCGRSAGRGGVKKDGRKPSALEELFGNASDSEASTFHGFEDTELEDIFFSDADAAADS from the exons GCTGGGCGACCAGTTCTATAGGGAGGCCATCGAGCACTGTCGCAGCTACAACGCCCGTCTGTGTGCCGAGCGCAGCGTACGCATGCCCTTCCTGGACTCGCAAACCGGCGTGGCCCAGAACAACTGCTACATCTGGATGGAACAGCGCCACCGCCAGCCAG gCCAGGCTGCGGGACAGATGTACACCTACCCCGCTCGTTGCTGGAGAAAGAAGAGGCGACTCCACCCTCCCCTGGACCCTCAGCTCCGCCTGTGTGAGCTCCGACTGG AAGCAGAGCTGGCTCCCAAGCGGGAGGGGCCCCCTGGGGAGGCCACAGCCCTGGAGGCCCTGCTGAGGGGCGACGGCctgctggagaaaaaaaacagcatcaccaaggaggaggagaccTTGCTGGAAATACAG AGAGTCCTGGAGGCAGAGGAAAATGGGGACGGTTTCCATGATGATGAAGACTTTGAGGTGGATACTCCaaagagaaagaacaggaaCAGAGGCAAA gGCAGAGGGTCAGGTCGCAGGAGGACAGAAGCTGTTCCCAACGACGACCAGGACAAACCTTACGTCTGTGAca ATAGATACAAACAAAAGCATAACTCAAAAAGGGCTGAAGAAG TCTGTGGAAAACGCTACAAGAACCGTCCGGGCCTGAGCTACCACTACACCCACACTCAcctggcagaggaggagggtgaggaggagaaggaaccGGAGATGACCCCGTCCCCTCCACATCGCTCTGACAACCACAAAC CTCAGAAGGCCCCAGACGGCACCATTATCCCCAACGACTACTGTGACTTCTGCCTGGGAGACCAGGACTCCAACAGGAAGACGGGCCAGGCCGAGGAGCTGGTCTCCTGCTCCGACTGCGGGCGCTCTG ctggaagaggaggagtgaagaAGGATGGGAGGAAGCCGAGTGCGCTAGAAGAATTGTTCGGCAACGCGTCAGACAGCGAGGCGTCCACGTTTCATGGCTTTGAAGATACAGAGCTGgaagacattttcttttcagacGCTGATGCCGCGGCTGACAGCTGA